One window of the Cataglyphis hispanica isolate Lineage 1 chromosome 13, ULB_Chis1_1.0, whole genome shotgun sequence genome contains the following:
- the LOC126854238 gene encoding juvenile hormone epoxide hydrolase 1-like — MWKTTTVILVLAIGLVLLFRNNPIDLPDLPETFWGPEKNKVASKEIRSFIINTPKSVIDDLNERLVKKRKLAEPLEDVAWTYGISTTYLDNILEHWRTKYNWTERQALLNKYPQYITNIQGLDIHFYHVKPHIPSDRKNIKVLPLLIIHGWPGSVVEFQKIIPLLTTPRPDTDFVFEVIAPSLPGYGFSQPAVRPGLGPPQISVIFKNLMLRLGFNKFYAQGGDWGSIITSNLGSLFPDNILGAHMNMCSSQSKSNMLRWLFGALIPQLVVENQYYSRMYPLSDHLSRLIEETGYLHIQATKPDTIGTAVAASPVGLAGYILEKFSTWTNNEYKSRPDGGLLEKFTLDELLDNVMLYWITNSLTTSVRIYAEQFSARHRSSNIDELPVHVPTACAAFPHELAYQSESLVRDKFTNLIQFNHLPRGGHFAAFEEPGLLADDIFEFVSKTEDIRKKADNKDVPNAGKKIKEPTKI, encoded by the exons ATGTGGAAGACCACGACGGTGATCTTGGTTCTTGCCATAGGCTTAGTACTTTTGTTCCG TAACAATCCTATAGATTTACCAGATTTACCTGAAACATTTTGGGGACCGGAAAAAAATAAGGTAGCCTCGAAAGAAATACGatctttcattattaatacacCAAAATCG GTAATTGATGATCTAAACGAACgactcgtaaaaaaaagaaaactggcGGAACCGTTGGAAGATGTTGCGTGGACTTATGGTATCAGCACAACATATCTGGATAATATTCTTGAACATTGGCGTACAAAGTACAATTGGACTGAACGGCAGGCGCTTCTCAACAAATATCCTCAATACATAACCAATATACAAg gTCTggacatacatttttatcacgtGAAACCACATATTCCATCGGATCGGAAAAACATAAAGGTTCTTCCGTTATTGATTATTCATGGTTGGCCAGGATCCGTGGtggaatttcaaaaaattattccctTATTAACGACACCACGTCCCGACACAGATTTTGTGTTTGAAGTGATTGCACCTTCGCTTCCGGGATATGGATTTTCGCAACCGGCTGTACGACCCGGATTGGGCCCACCACAG ATATCtgttatattcaaaaatctcATGTTGCGTCTCGGCTTTAACAAGTTTTACGCACAAGGCGGAGACTGGGGCTCTATTATTACTTCGAATTTAGGAAGTCTGTTCCCGGACAA cattcTTGGTGCTCATATGAACATGTGTTCAAGTCAAAGCAAATCTAATATGCTCCGGTGGTTATTCGGCGCTCTTATTCCTCAATTGGTGgtagaaaatcaatattattctagAATGTATCCTTTGAGTGATCACCTGAGTCGATTAATTGAAGAAACGGGATATTTGCACATACAAGCTACCAAACCGGATACTATAG gcaCTGCCGTGGCAGCCTCGCCAGTAGGACTGGCAGGATATATCTTGGAAAAGTTTAGTACATGGACGAATAACGAATACAAATCTCGTCCTGACGGCGGTCTACTCGAGAAATTCACTTTAGACGAGCTTTTAGACAATGTCATGCTTTATTGGATTACCAATTCCTTGACCACGAGCGTCCGAATTTATGCTGAGCAATTTAGCGCCAGACATAGATCAAGCAACATAGATGA ACTGCCAGTTCACGTACCAACAGCATGTGCGGCATTTCCTCATGAACTAGCGTACCAATCGGAGAGTCTCGTTCGTGATAAATTCAccaatttaatacaatttaatcatttaccGCGCGGAGGTCATTTCGCAGCTTTCGAAGAACCGGGGCTCCTAGCGGATGATATCTTCGAATTCGTATCTAAGACTGAAGATATTAGGAAAAAAGCTGATAATAAGGATGTGCCAAACGcaggaaagaaaataaaagagcctacgaaaatttga